Proteins encoded in a region of the Onychostoma macrolepis isolate SWU-2019 chromosome 20, ASM1243209v1, whole genome shotgun sequence genome:
- the exoc8 gene encoding exocyst complex component 8 codes for MADTGNRLRKLLESPNFDPQSYVKQLSQQSDGDRDLQEHRQKIQTLADETAQNLKKNVYKNYRQFIETAKEISYLESEMYQLSHILTEQKSIMESITQSLLSTDKDEAAKEMLAAFPKETEEVKQRTLTTLLEKVEGCKNIMETPGRYLVYNGDLLEYDADNMSQIQKVHAFLMNDCLLIATWLANRRGAVKYKYDALYDLESFAVVNVKDNPPMKDMFKILMFPESRIFKAENSKIKKEWLEILEETKKNKVAKDKNIKEEEVPTSPVRQEVSTNPFDEDEPLYSEELVDLSPEWIQELPEDLDVCIAQRDFEGAVDLLDKLNEYLKEQPVSPRVKELRGKVDERVRQLTEVLVFELSPDRSLRGGPKATRRAVSQLVRLGQSTKACELFLKNRAAAVQTAIRQLRIEGATLLYIQKLCNIFFTSLLETAREFETDFAGNTGCYSAFVVWSRSVIKMFVDAFSKQVFDSKESLSTAAECVKFASEHCMQLSEIGLDLTFILQSLLVKDIRAALQSQKDIIIEATKHRNSEEMWRRMNLMTPEALAKLKDEMRSCGISSFDQYTGEDCWVNLSYTIVAFTKQMMAFLEEGLKLYFPELHMVFLESLREIILVAVQHVDYSLRCEQETEKKAFILQNASFLHETVLPVVEKRFEEGVGKPAKQLQDLRKSSRSVRVNPESTMSVV; via the coding sequence ATGGCAGACACTGGAAATCGTTTGCGTAAGTTGCTGGAATCCCCTAATTTTGATCCTCAGTCGTACGTGAAGCAGCTCTCGCAGCAGTCGGACGGGGACCGGGACTTACAGGAACACCGACAGAAGATACAAACACTCGCCGACGAAACCGCGCAAAACctgaagaaaaatgtttataagaaCTACAGGCAGTTTATTGAGACAGCCAAGGAGATTTCTTACTTGGAAAGTGAGATGTATCAGCTGAGTCACATTCTCACTGAGCAGAAGAGCATAATGGAGAGCATTACACAGTCTCTCCTGTCCACAGATAAAGATGAAGCAGCCAAAGAAATGCTCGCAGCCTTCCCAAAGGAAACGGAAGAGGTTAAACAAAGAACCCTAACCACACTATTGGAAAAAGTAGAGGGATGCAAGAACATCATGGAAACCCCAGGCAGATATCTGGTTTATAACGGTGATCTTTTGGAGTATGACGCAGACAACATGTCGCAGATCCAAAAGGTTCACGCGTTTCTGATGAACGATTGCCTGCTCATCGCAACCTGGCTGGCGAACAGACGCGGAGCCGTGAAATACAAATACGACGCGTTGTATGATCTAGAAAGCTTTGCGGTTGTGAACGTAAAAGACAACCCTCCAATGAAAGACATGTTCAAAATCCTCATGTTCCCCGAGAGCCGCATCTTCAAAGCCGAGAACAGCAAGATCAAGAAAGAGTGGCTGGAGATTCTGGAGGAAACGAAGAAAAACAAAGTGGCgaaagacaaaaacataaaGGAAGAGGAAGTTCCAACGTCGCCAGTCCGTCAGGAGGTCTCCACAAACCCTTTTGATGAGGATGAGCCTCTGTATTCAGAGGAACTGGTGGATCTCAGTCCCGAATGGATCCAGGAGCTTCCAGAAGACCTTGACGTGTGCATCGCTCAGAGGGACTTTGAGGGTGCTGTTGATCTTCTGGATAAGCTAAACGAATATCTGAAGGAGCAACCGGTGAGCCCACGAGTGAAGGAGCTGAGGGGGAAGGTGGATGAGCGTGTTCGACAGCTGACGGAGGTTCTGGTGTTCGAACTCTCGCCTGATCGCTCGCTCCGTGGAGGACCTAAAGCCACACGGCGAGCCGTCTCTCAACTCGTTCGCCTGGGACAGTCCACAAAGGCCTGTGAGCTGTTTTTGAAGAACAGAGCGGCGGCCGTCCAAACCGCCATCCGCCAGCTTCGCATCGAGGGCGCCACGCTGCTTTACATCCAAAAGCTCTGTAACATCTTCTTCACAAGCCTGCTTGAAACCGCCAGGGAGTTTGAGACTGATTTCGCAGGCAACACTGGCTGCTACTCCGCCTTTGTGGTCTGGTCTCGTTCGGTGATAAAGATGTTCGTAGATGCCTTCAGCAAGCAGGTGTTTGACAGCAAAGAAAGCTTGTCCACCGCTGCAGAATGCGTGAAGTTCGCCAGTGAGCACTGCATGCAGCTGAGCGAGATCGGCTTGGATCTGACCTTCATTTTGCAGTCTTTACTTGTGAAAGACATCAGGGCGGCTCTCCAAAGCCAGAAGGACATCATCATAGAAGCAACCAAGCATCGTAACTCTGAGGAGATGTGGCGTAGGATGAACCTGATGACTCCTGAAGCTCTGGCCAAGCTCAAGGACGAAATGCGAAGCTGCGGGATCAGCAGTTTCGACCAGTACACGGGAGAAGACTGCTGGGTCAACCTGAGCTACACCATTGTGGCCTTCACCAAGCAGATGATGGCCTTCCTGGAGGAAGGGCTGAAGCTGTACTTCCCAGAGCTGCACATGGTGTTTCTGGAGAGCCTGCGGGAGATCATACTGGTGGCTGTGCAGCACGTGGACTACAGCCTGCGCTGCGAGCAGGAGACCGAGAAAAAGGCCTTTATTCTGCAGAACGCATCGTTCCTGCACGAGACGGTGCTTCCTGTTGTGGAGAAGCGGTTTGAGGAGGGAGTTGGGAAACCGGCCAAACAGCTCCAGGATCTGAGAAAGAGCTCTCGGTCTGTCAGGGTCAACCCCGAGAGCACCATGTCCGTCGTCTGA